The region CGCCCTGCCCAGTGTGTGGCCCACCCTCGTCATGCCCATACCTGCATCCTGAGGCTCAGATCTCCACCGAGGGGTCAGTGAAGCCCTTCTTGCCCTCATTCACCAGCACTGGCTTCTCTGTCCGTGTGTGCCACACCAGGATCTGTGCGCCCAGAGATGCAAAACATGGTGGGACAGGCCCCTGACCTCACTCTGCtgcctccctgctccctcccacACTGTGTAAACATTTCTCCTGCCCCTCCTTTTCCTTCGAGAGTTTTTCAATTGTTCCATCAAGATTTTctcaattgttttttatttatcttctgtGGCTCTTGACTACCCCCTCATTTTTGCTGTTGGTACATGTGATGCCTTCGGAATACCTGCTGGAAATGGGAAGTCTAGAACTACAGAAAAGAGAAGCCCCAAGACTTCccaagtgtgtgtgtgcgcatatgtatgcatgttcatgtgcatatgtgtatatgtgcatgtctgtgcatgttcacgtgcatatgtgtgtgcatgtgtgtgcatctgcatatgtgtgtgtgcacatgtgtgcatgcataggcgtgtgtgtgcatgagtgctCAGCAGGGAGGTCCTGGAGCACAGCTGTTCTGTGGGAGGTTATAACTCCCCAGTGGCCATTGCTCTCCCTTTCCCTGCCTGTCCGCAGTGTCACTGCCTTACAGGTGATAAACTGCCTTCCTGGGAGGGGGTTTCAGAAAGCCCAAGCTATTTTGAGGCCTCTGTTTCCTTCTCCCGATCTGTAGGGAGGGTCTGGATGTACTTGAGACATTGCATCACAGCTGTCAGTTCTGCGGAGGGTCTCACCTTGGTGCAGTTGGCTGCCTTGGGCTCCAGGTCGTTGAGGGTGACAAGTTCTCGAAGGAGGCTGCTTTCCTGGTAGCCTCCCTTCACACCCCGCAGCTTGAAGTAGGCCTGGCTTCGCTGCAGAATGAGCCGCAGGTTGACGGCAAATCCAGCCATGTCTATTGCAAATGGCCGGTGGGGGTCAAACACCGTCTTCCAGCCGACCACCTTCCCTGCCCCGTTCACCCGTGGGGCCTCGTACCGCAGGCCACCCACGAAGGCGACGGGCCACACGGACACCCTCCTGGTGCTGCGCATCTACAAGTGGGGGGTCCAGAGTCAGGGCGCCGGCACTGCAGATGAGGACGGCGGCGCGTGCCCAAGGGAGGCGACATCCTTCAGCCACCTCTATCTATGCCCATGGCCAGCCGAGGCCACCTAGGGGGTGTCCAGTACAGCCCTGCCCCCAGGACCCATCCCATGGGTTGGGCACCTGAGAAGAACCTGCCCTGGGCTGCCGGGGACACCTGGCCTCTCAGACGGCCTGGTCTTCCCCTTCTCAACGTGGCCCTGCTGCTGTTTTCTCCCTTGTCTAAAACCTTTCAGTCTCCCCGCTCTAGAGTGTGAAATGACTCCCCGTCTCCCCCAGACTAACACAGCCCATATACTCAGGCGAGCTCCAACTGTTCCACCTAAGAGGTTTCTGGTAGTCACGCAGAATGACCTACTCACAAACCCATTCAGGAGATACCTCTAGGGCCAGGAATATGGTTTAGGGGCTCCAGAGCCACCTGTCTTCCCCTTAACTTGTGGGGGATGCTTTAGCCCGCAGTTCCATCCCTTTCCCTGGCTCTCTGCTGCCTGCCCCGCTCCCAGCCCGGCACGGCTTCCCGGGATCCCCCTGCGCGCGCCTCCACACCCACACCCCCTCCTCGGGAAGCCCCTCCACTCCCCGCAGCCGGAGATCCCGCTGCTCACTGTTGGGCCCTCCCTCACCTCTTCGAAGAGCTCCAGGCTGTAGGTGTTGTCGTCGTCGGCGAAGTAGACCACGCCAGGCTGGCTGGAGTTGCGCGGGAAGGTCTCGCGCAGCCAGCGCAGGGCCAGGTTGCGCTGCATGGTGCCCCGCGGGATGCGTGGGTCGCGGGCGTCTCCGCGCAGCTTGTAGTTGCGGGGCGTCTCCACGTGCAGGTGCGTGTAGTTGAGGCCGGTGTCACGCAGCAGGCGCGCCGTCAGTGGCGTCCGGCGCGGCGCATCCTCCACCACCAGCCAGTGGAGGTTGGGCACGTGCAGCAGCGTGTTGGCCATGCGCGTCAGCTCGGCCTTCTGCACCGGGCGGCTGTAGGTGGGCGTCACCACGTGGATGGTGGGCAGCGTGTCGGACCACGGCGGGGGCCGCGTGTACACGTACTCGGTGCGCACCACCTCCACGATGTCGCGGTCAGACATGCAGTACTCCCCGGGGTCGGCGCCGGGCGGCGTTTCGCGTCGGGGGTCACTGCCCTCATCTGCGGAGTTGGGAGACCGGCGATGTGGGAGGAGGGCGCTGGCTGTGGCCCTAGATCAGAGCAGGACCCCGCCCACCCTGCCAGGGCACCCTTCTCCTCCCCCCCTGCAGGGGCTGCTCAGACCCCCGCCTTGCCTGACCTGTTAGCTCTAAGGTTGAAATCTGCAGCCCTGGAATCCTCTCTGTGAGGTTCCTAGTTCTGATGACACAGACATAACCTCTTCCTTCCCACCTTTGCAGCCCTCTAGCTATTTGAGCGCAGTTGCCCATATTCCAAGATTGCATCCTCAGTTCCTGAATGTGCTGACTTTCCTATGAAAAGGCGTCCCGACCCTCCCCTCCCTAGCCCTACTCATCTGGAGGGAGCTGGCCACACTGCCCTGCGCAGGGCTGGGCTAGC is a window of Gorilla gorilla gorilla isolate KB3781 chromosome 9, NHGRI_mGorGor1-v2.1_pri, whole genome shotgun sequence DNA encoding:
- the B3GAT1 gene encoding galactosylgalactosylxylosylprotein 3-beta-glucuronosyltransferase 1 isoform X3 — protein: MGNEEPWVQPALEMPKRRDILAIVLIVLPWTLLITVWHQSTLAPLLAVHKDEGSDPRRETPPGADPGEYCMSDRDIVEVVRTEYVYTRPPPWSDTLPTIHVVTPTYSRPVQKAELTRMANTLLHVPNLHWLVVEDAPRRTPLTARLLRDTGLNYTHLHVETPRNYKLRGDARDPRIPRGTMQRNLALRWLRETFPRNSSQPGVVYFADDDNTYSLELFEEMRSTRRVSVWPVAFVGGLRYEAPRVNGAGKVVGWKTVFDPHRPFAIDMAGFAVNLRLILQRSQAYFKLRGVKGGYQESSLLRELVTLNDLEPKAANCTKILVWHTRTEKPVLVNEGKKGFTDPSVEI
- the B3GAT1 gene encoding galactosylgalactosylxylosylprotein 3-beta-glucuronosyltransferase 1 isoform X1, whose amino-acid sequence is MPKRRDILAIVLIVLPWTLLITVWHQSTLAPLLAVHKDEGSDPRRETPPGADPGEYCMSDRDIVEVVRTEYVYTRPPPWSDTLPTIHVVTPTYSRPVQKAELTRMANTLLHVPNLHWLVVEDAPRRTPLTARLLRDTGLNYTHLHVETPRNYKLRGDARDPRIPRGTMQRNLALRWLRETFPRNSSQPGVVYFADDDNTYSLELFEEMRSTRRVSVWPVAFVGGLRYEAPRVNGAGKVVGWKTVFDPHRPFAIDMAGFAVNLRLILQRSQAYFKLRGVKGGYQESSLLRELVTLNDLEPKAANCTKILVWHTRTEKPVLVNEGKKGFTDPSVEI
- the B3GAT1 gene encoding galactosylgalactosylxylosylprotein 3-beta-glucuronosyltransferase 1 isoform X2 translates to MVSTRELGQEQAAWPPGVHPPGFLTPAPGQRPLLRLQLGWTLQTCFRNGWVVSAGNEEPWVQPALEMPKRRDILAIVLIVLPWTLLITVWHQSTLAPLLAVHKDEGSDPRRETPPGADPGEYCMSDRDIVEVVRTEYVYTRPPPWSDTLPTIHVVTPTYSRPVQKAELTRMANTLLHVPNLHWLVVEDAPRRTPLTARLLRDTGLNYTHLHVETPRNYKLRGDARDPRIPRGTMQRNLALRWLRETFPRNSSQPGVVYFADDDNTYSLELFEEMRSTRRVSVWPVAFVGGLRYEAPRVNGAGKVVGWKTVFDPHRPFAIDMAGFAVNLRLILQRSQAYFKLRGVKGGYQESSLLRELVTLNDLEPKAANCTKILVWHTRTEKPVLVNEGKKGFTDPSVEI